A region from the Citrobacter koseri ATCC BAA-895 genome encodes:
- the cpoB gene encoding cell division protein CpoB, protein MSSNFRHHLLSLSLLVGIAAPWAAFAQAPISSVGSGSVEDRVTQLERISNAHSQLLTQLQQQLSDNQSDIDSLRGQIQESQYQLNQVVERQKQILLQMDSLSSGSAATPSAGGEQSGAATATPAPGAGAATSGAPVQSGDANTDYNAAIALVQDKSRQDDAIVAFQNFIKKYPDSTYQPNANYWLGQLNYNKGKKDDAAFYFASVVKNYPKSPKAADAMYKVGVIMQDKGDAAKAKAVYQQVISKYPGTDGAKQAQKRLNAM, encoded by the coding sequence ATGAGCAGTAACTTCAGACATCACCTGTTGAGTCTGTCGTTACTGGTTGGCATAGCGGCCCCCTGGGCCGCTTTTGCTCAGGCGCCAATCAGTAGTGTCGGCTCAGGCTCGGTCGAAGACCGCGTCACTCAACTCGAGCGTATTTCGAATGCTCACAGCCAGCTTTTAACCCAACTCCAGCAACAACTCTCTGATAATCAGTCCGATATTGATTCCCTGCGTGGTCAAATCCAGGAAAGCCAGTATCAGCTGAATCAGGTTGTTGAACGGCAGAAGCAGATCCTGCTACAGATGGACAGTCTGAGCAGCGGTAGCGCAGCGACGCCGTCGGCGGGCGGCGAGCAAAGCGGGGCGGCAACCGCAACACCTGCGCCTGGCGCGGGCGCGGCGACGTCAGGTGCGCCGGTACAAAGCGGCGACGCCAATACCGATTACAATGCGGCAATTGCTCTGGTGCAGGATAAGTCCCGCCAGGATGATGCGATTGTGGCGTTTCAGAACTTCATCAAAAAATACCCGGACTCAACTTATCAGCCGAATGCCAATTACTGGCTTGGCCAGTTGAATTACAACAAGGGTAAAAAAGATGATGCCGCATTTTATTTTGCCTCGGTAGTCAAAAACTACCCGAAGTCACCAAAAGCGGCTGACGCGATGTACAAAGTCGGCGTCATCATGCAGGACAAAGGCGACGCGGCAAAAGCCAAAGCGGTTTATCAGCAGGTTATCAGTAAATACCCTGGCACTGATGGCGCAAAACAAGCGCAAAAACGTCTTAACGCGATGTAA
- the nadA gene encoding quinolinate synthase NadA: MSVMFDPEAAIYPFPPKPTPLSVDEKQFYREKIKRLLKARDAVMVAHYYTDPEIQQLAEETGGCISDSLEMARFGAKHPASTLLVAGVRFMGETAKILSPEKTILMPTLQAECSLDLGCPIDEFSAFCDAHPDRTVVVYANTSAAVKARADWVVTSSIAVELIEHLDSLGEKIIWAPDRHLGHYVQKQTGADVLCWQGACIVHDEFKTQALTRMKGLYPDAAVLVHPESPQSIVDMADAVGSTSQLINAARTLPHKQLIVATDRGIFYKMQQAVPDKELLEAPTAGEGATCRSCAHCPWMAMNGLKAIAEGLEQGGQAHEIHVDQALREGALLPLNRMLEFAATLRA; the protein is encoded by the coding sequence ATGAGCGTAATGTTTGACCCGGAAGCCGCAATCTATCCGTTTCCGCCGAAACCGACTCCGCTAAGCGTGGATGAAAAGCAATTCTACCGCGAGAAAATCAAACGTCTGCTGAAAGCGCGCGATGCCGTCATGGTGGCGCACTATTACACCGATCCCGAAATCCAGCAACTGGCTGAAGAAACCGGAGGATGCATTTCCGACTCGCTGGAGATGGCGCGATTTGGCGCGAAACATCCTGCCTCCACGTTGCTGGTCGCTGGCGTCCGTTTTATGGGCGAGACGGCCAAAATTCTCAGCCCGGAAAAAACCATCCTGATGCCGACTCTACAGGCGGAATGCTCGCTGGATCTGGGCTGTCCGATTGACGAATTTAGCGCGTTTTGCGACGCCCACCCGGATCGCACGGTAGTGGTTTACGCCAACACGTCTGCTGCCGTCAAAGCCCGCGCTGACTGGGTTGTTACCTCCAGTATCGCTGTTGAACTGATTGAACATCTGGACAGTCTGGGCGAGAAAATTATCTGGGCGCCGGATCGTCACCTGGGACATTACGTGCAAAAGCAGACCGGCGCGGATGTGCTCTGCTGGCAGGGGGCCTGTATCGTTCATGATGAATTTAAAACCCAGGCGTTGACCCGGATGAAAGGTTTGTACCCGGATGCCGCCGTGCTGGTGCATCCTGAGTCGCCACAATCGATTGTCGATATGGCGGATGCCGTCGGGTCTACCAGCCAGCTGATTAATGCCGCCCGCACGCTGCCGCATAAGCAGCTTATTGTGGCGACCGACCGGGGCATTTTCTATAAAATGCAGCAGGCGGTGCCTGATAAAGAGTTGCTTGAAGCGCCGACAGCCGGAGAAGGGGCGACCTGCCGTAGCTGCGCGCATTGTCCGTGGATGGCGATGAACGGCCTTAAGGCGATTGCTGAGGGGTTAGAGCAGGGCGGGCAGGCCCATGAGATTCACGTTGACCAGGCGTTGCGAGAAGGGGCGCTGCTGCCGCTCAACCGTATGCTGGAATTTGCGGCTACACTACGAGCGTAA
- the pnuC gene encoding nicotinamide riboside transporter PnuC, with protein MDFFSTQNILVHIPIGAGGYDLSWIEAVGTVAGLLCIGLASLEKISNYFFGLINVTLFAIIFFQIQLYASLLLQVFFFAANIYGWYAWSRKTSQHEIELKIRWLPLPKALAWLAVCVVAIGLMTAYIDPVFAFLTRVAVNLMQALGLSVAVPELQPDAFPFWDSCMMVLSIVAMILMTRKYVENWLLWGIINVISVVIFALQGVYAMSLEYLILTFIALNGSRMWINSARERGSHALSS; from the coding sequence ATGGATTTTTTTAGCACACAGAACATTCTGGTTCATATTCCAATTGGCGCTGGCGGTTACGACCTGTCATGGATTGAAGCTGTCGGCACCGTTGCGGGTTTGCTGTGTATCGGGCTTGCCAGCCTGGAAAAGATCAGCAACTATTTTTTCGGCCTGATTAACGTGACGCTATTCGCGATCATCTTTTTTCAGATCCAACTCTACGCCAGCCTGTTGCTTCAGGTATTTTTCTTTGCCGCCAATATTTACGGCTGGTATGCCTGGTCCCGCAAAACAAGCCAGCATGAGATTGAATTGAAAATTCGCTGGCTGCCGCTGCCAAAAGCGCTGGCCTGGCTGGCGGTATGCGTGGTGGCGATAGGTCTGATGACCGCGTATATCGATCCGGTATTTGCTTTCCTGACTCGCGTCGCCGTCAACCTGATGCAGGCGCTGGGATTGTCGGTCGCCGTACCGGAATTGCAGCCTGATGCCTTCCCGTTCTGGGACTCCTGCATGATGGTGCTGTCGATTGTGGCGATGATCCTGATGACGCGCAAGTACGTCGAAAACTGGCTGCTGTGGGGGATTATCAACGTGATAAGCGTGGTGATCTTCGCACTGCAAGGCGTCTATGCGATGTCGCTGGAGTATCTGATCCTGACCTTCATCGCCCTGAATGGCAGCCGGATGTGGATCAACAGCGCGCGCGAACGAGGCTCACACGCGCTTTCCAGTTAG